The DNA sequence TCCTCCTAATATACAAATATGATCAAATGTAAAATCTTTTACTGTGTATAGATGGTCTATTAAGTCACACAATATTAGCTCAGATCCACTATTAAAATCCCATGTATGATCACTATGGCATCCTTCACAATACCCTTTACAGCCTGAGAGGTATATATTTAAACTTATTCCTGATGTTTCATTTAATGATGACTCTTTTATATTATATATGTTCATATTCTAGTAATTCCCCTTTGTAAATAAAAAGTATCTTGCTACTCATAGCAAGATACTTAGATAGAAATTAAACCGATACTTTAACTCTGCTATCGGACTCAGCTTTTCTACCAATGTTAAAGTTTGTTGTAGGCGCTATGTAGCCTACAACCTTAGTAAATGATGTTGTTCTAACTTTTATCACTACTTATTCTCCTTCTTGAGTAGTAATTATCATACCACCCATTTTTTTAATATAATCCAACTCTTCTTCTGTATGATCAAAAGGGCAAAAATCATATTCTTTATCTAGTCTTCCATGTATAGGACATACTGTAATTGTGGGTGATAAAGAAAAATAAGGTATTGTGTAATTTTCACAAGCTTTCCTAATTAAGCCCTTTCCCTTTTCCTTTGTTAGTTTTCCTTCTGTATAAATATGAAAGACAGTTCCACTTGTATATTTAGACTGTAATGAATCTTGGTGATCTAATACAGAAAATAGATTACTATTTATTTCATGATTTTGTGGTACTTGTGTAGAATTAGTATAGTAAGGCTCTGAATCTAAGTCATTACTAGCTAAACTAATATCATCACCAAAAAGCTCTCTGTCATATCTAGCTAATTTATAGCCAGCACCCTCACCGGGACTTGCTTCAAGATTAAATAGTAGTCCTTTAGAATATCCATACTTTTCAGTATAGTAGTCCCCATACTCCACTTGGTATTCTTTTAACTTCTCTAACATAAAATCTAATATAAACTCTGAATAGTCTTTAGCTTCCTTATCTAGTATACTTTCATGTCCTAAGTTTTGCATGGCCTCATTCATTCCTATTAGACCTATTGTGTTAAAGTGATTAGAATAATCTCCTAAATAAGCTTTGGTATAAGGAAATAATCCTAATGCAAAGTTCTCCTCATTCAAATCTCTCTTTATTACTAGAGATTTAGCTCCTTTATCCATAGAGTAAGAAATTAGAAACTCAAACCTTTCTCTAACAGTCATAAGAGACTTAAACTTGTTTAAAAATCTCTTAGGATAGTCTTTCAATAATTCTACAACATTCTCTACTAGTGGGTTTTGTGCTATATATGATAACCTTCCCATATTTAAAGTTACAACTCCTACAGATCCTGTCAGTTCTCCTGCTCCAAATAACCCACCCCCATTATTAACAAGCTCTTTTTTATCTAATCGGAGTCTACAGTTATGAGTAACTAATCCATTACTAAGTGTAAATCTACTATCAACATTGTCTACTTCAAAGCAGTACAGCTCTTTACTTAAAGATTGCACTTCCTCTATTTTAGTAATAGAAAAGTAATTAAAATTATCATCACTAGTATATAGACTACCATATTTATCTCTATTAGGATAGTCAATTCTATAATTAGGATTTGTTCCTAATCGTCCATCTCTTGTATCAATGTAATTAGAAAGTCCTTTTCTTCCTAAAGAGGCTAGTACAGTTTTTAGTCCATCTCTTAAATCTATAGAGGAGGTATATAACCTATTCTTATCTCTAGCCCCATCAGTAGCTCTAAATCCAGCCAATAAGCCTTCTTTAAACTCTATACTAGAATTAAATACATTTTTAGATAAGGACTTCGTTAAAGCATTATCATTTTCTATATATCTTTCTACTAGATCTCGTCCTCCTACACCGATATATATGCTTCTAACAGCTTTTTTTAATGTACTAGTTACACTACAACCTAGACCTTTCCACACCCTTGTTAATATTTCTTCAGTCTCATCATCTTTTTCTTTTTTGTCTAGAGAATACACTAAGCACTTCCTATCATAGCTTCCATCTCCTGCAAAAGCACCTACTACATAGCCAATGTCATAAGATCCTAAGTCACTACCTAATTCATCACTATTGTAAGGTAAAAACATACCTTCTTTTAATTCAGAAGCCATTAAGGTTTTATTATCTAAAGTGGGTTGTAAATGACTCTCTCCCATTTTAATTATATCACCATTAGACATAGTAAGTTTAAATACTTTAGTCATAGGAACTCTTACTGGCTCTGCTTTAGACCACTCTCCTTTATAGAATACCTCATACTCTGTATTATGTTGCTTCATGGTATTTACAATAGAAACAATACTTTTATTCATTATACCCTTACTAGTCTTTACTAAAACTTTAGTATCACCCGTTAAAGGACACATTGACCTCACATCATTTGGGTCAAGACTACTGTTAACAAAGTTAGAGAAATAAGGAATACCTGATTTTACAGTCATATCAAATAAGTAGTCTGATATTTCACTGTTCCAGTCAAAATCTTTAGTAATCGAATATGTAGGAATAGGAAATGAAAAAGGTTTCCCCATTCCATCTCCAGCACCCATCACCTCACAAAAAGCTTTATTAAACATATCAATTTCTTTTTGACATTCGCTATATGTATAATCTAATTCCTTACCACCCACTATTACGTTATCTGTCTTCATCTCTCCTAGTGGACTTAAATCTAAAGTTATGTTTGAAAACGGGGACTGTAATCCTGTTCGATATTTCTGAGATAATGCAAATATGAGTCTTTGTATTTGTTGTTTAACTTCTTTATATGTTAGTTTATCCTCTTTAATAAAAGGTGCTAAATAAATATCTAAAGAAGAATAGGCTTGTGCCCCACTAAACTCTTGAGTTAATAAAAAACAATGGTTTAAAATATGTTCTAGAGCTGTTCCTAAATGCTTGGCTGGCTCTGATGAGGGAAATCTAGTATCTACTTGTAGTCCTTTTAATAGAATATCCTTTGTTGACCACCCAGCACAGTAAGGCATACTGAAATTTCCTAGGTCATGAATATGCAGGAAATGATCCTTGTGTAGTTGACTAATGCTATTAGGCAACATATTTAAAGAGTGCTTTGCTATAGCTGTCTCTGCTAAAAGATTCTTTAATCCTCCAATAGAGAATATAGTATTTGAGTTTTCTTTTACTCTCCAGTCTGCTTGATCTCTGTATTCGTCTATATATTTATCCATCCTATCTTTACATCCCCTTACCTTTGATTATTGCTTCACTACCACTAAATATATCACTAGTATCAGACTCACTAATAGTCATTATAGGGAGTTCTGTAGTTTTAACCTCTCTAGCTATATCCATTATCTTTTCCATGTTGCTTTCAACTTCATATTCTATGTTTTTACTATCAAGTATCTTTTTTAACATTTGACATTTAGAACAGGTTGGAGTTGAATATACTGTTATTTTTTTCAAATTATCTCCTTTTATTTTATGATTTTTATTTATTGATTAGTGTTATAATAGTACTATTTTCATAGCGTTATTATTTATATTTGCCATCTTGTGACAGTTATTTTATCTCTTATCTCCACTACCTTGCAATGCATTTCTTTCTTGCCTACTTTTAAGTTTTTTAACATTAGCCTCTAATATATCTGATAGTGTTAGATCATATAATCTACATTCTTGCTTTATAGCGTCTAATAATTTCTCTAATAAATCATAGATATAGTTCGTATGTGCTATACTAATTTTCCAGTTGTTATCTCTTACTGATTTTTTTAAGTATTCTTGAGTCTTCCCAATTAGCATATAACCATCATCTTGTAGATCACCTATCCAGTCCATACCTCCAAGTGACTCCAGTTCAAGTCCTAGATGGTCACTTAGTACTGCAATATACCAGCAAATATCTCCTAATTCATATCCTAGTAACTCTTCTGAGGACTCTATAGATAAATGCTCTATGTATTCTGAGTACTCTCCTAATAGGCCTGTAGTGCAACAGAATAGTAGTTTCTCATTGCTATCAAATGTAATTGTTTTCTTTGCTTCAGTTATGTAATCTTTAAATGTCATTGTTTATTTTTCTCCTTTAATATTTTCTATAAAAATATCTACTGACTTTTTACAATTATCTAGTAGCTTACCCATCTCTTCTTTATTTTCAATACTCCAACCAGTTTCCGTTTTTAGTGTAAAGAAATACTCATCTTTTTTATCTATAAATAAAGATGCTTCTACTATAATGTCTAATACTTCGGTTTTCTCAGTTGACCCATTAGTGTTACCTTCTTGACATATTTTGAATGTTATTTCACTTATATCCATTTGATCTCCTTACTATTAGTATATAACAAAAAACCCTATTACATCAAGTGCAATAGGGTTTATTTTAAAAGTTATTTTAATTTTAGTTATTAGGTGTATTCCGCTGAGCAAAAAACACAGGTCTGAAAATCGACAGGGAAGTTCATCTTACAATCTGGTTTGTCACAAGGTTCTAGTGTGCAGCCCTCTACAAACTGTAAAGTTCCATCATCATTTACACCTATAATTTTTGCTAACTCCTCAGCTTTTAATTTACTAAGTCCCTTAAATTCCTCTGGATCTAGGTCTTTAGGATTGAATCCTTTTGCCTCCTCTTTAACACTAGTTCTAGAGCCTCGAGTAGTTCTAGTTGAAGTAGTACTCACCTTTTCTTCCGGAGTGTCACTAGACTTATCCTCAGATGTCTCAGAAGCTTTTTTAGTAGTAGGTTCAGTAGCTTTTTTCTCTTCTACTTCTTCACCTGATTCTCTCTTCTCAGCATCAGCTAAAGCTGTAAGCTCGTTGAAAAAATCTGTCCCATAGGTTTTGTCTACTGCTTTTATAAACTGACTCTTCTTAGATAAGAATAAACCAATTGAAGATGGCTTGTATAGATCCATAGAGTCAAAGTCATACATCTCATAGGACATTTCATTATCAGTATCATAATCCTCTATAATAGCATTAGCATAGTCCTCACCATACTTTTCACCAATATAAGGTTTTGCCATTTCAGCAAGCATTGTTTCATAATACTGCTTCTTCCCACCACTTATCTCTCTTGGCTTTTTAAACTTAATTGTTAGAAAGTCAAAGTCTACAACAGAACCAAGTTGCTTTTCAGCTTCTTGAAACATATCATCATACTGAGATACTTTAATTCCATAATCAGTTCTTACTCTATCATTCTCTTCATCAAGCTCATATTTATTAGTTAAAACTTTTGAGTGCTTATTCTCTCGACACCAATCATCCATTCTATCTACAACATTCATCAATAGGGTTTTAGATGGTCCCCAGCCTGAAGTCATAGTGTTTTCAATATCACCATTATGAGTAATATCTAATAAAAGCTCACAACCTTGATTGTCATATTTTCTAGACTTTGCTTCCTTATCATATTCGTATTTACCAACTTTCTTTACAATTTTGTAGATAGGATGTTTATACCATGCATCAAATCCCCTCTTAAATGGAAAGAACTTCCCTTCATCATCTTTTAAAAATGACTTATAGAAAAATCTATGGTCAGTACCTTCTTTAGGATCTAACTCTGAATTAAAGGTCATTGGTCTAAATAGTGTTGGTGTTCCTTTAGGTGCAGAACAATATTCTGGATGTACTTCTTTTGGATATGAAACTCCCTCTTTTGCTTCTCCTTCCTTTCTAGCTTTTAAAGATAATTCATATCTTTCCTTTCTTGTTAAACTCATTCTTTTCTTCCTTTCGCCTTTTCTTTAGCTTGTTTTTGCTTTCTTTCGGCTCTTTAATAAAAATATGTTAACTTATCAACGATAAGCTTATTAGTATAGTACTTATTATATTATAGCTTAATTCCTGTAGCTTGTTCAACCGCTTCATTAAAACACTTGTAAATTTCATTAGGTTCTAGCCTCTTTAGAAACTTTAGTTTATCAAAATTAGTTACAAACCAGTTACTTATTGCTTCCAAATTATTTGTTAGTATTTTAGTTTCTAGATCTGAATCCATAATAGTGTAGTTGGTAAACTTAGCAAAACACTCATAAGTTCCATATTTAGGATCTCTTGTTTCTAAAGTAATGTTTGAAACACCTACTAACATATTATCTTCAATAAGTTTGTTTATTTCTTTCTTCTTCTCCTCTAATTCTCTCACTTTAACCTGATATTCAGATTCTAATTTAGCTTTTAGTTGTTTTAGCTCTATCTCTTTTTCTTTGAGTTCAATATTTAAGTCCTCAAAAAGATTGAACTCTTCTATAGGAATTGTTATCTCCCCTTTGTTTACTCTAAATTTATTCATTTACTTCTCCTCTATTTATAGAATAACTCTTCTATATCTTTTACAAACTTACTCTGTACATCAATCATATTATTTTTTAATGTTTCGAGTGCTTTCTTACTACACTCATCAGTTGCTATTGACTTAGATATTCCTATCTCTATATTAAGATTATTTATGTGACTGTTTACAACATTTAAAAGACCTTTACTCATTTACTTATCCTTTTTTATTTATTATAGCAATAAACTATATTTACCCGAGCTTTCTTAGTCTCAGCTCTAGCTTCAACAACATCAAACATACCTCGTAGTATATTAAGAATTTCATTATACTTTTTATGCTCAGGAATATCATTTAAATGTGCATGGTGGAATTCCATAATAAACTCTCGTACACCTTCAAAATTATTTTCTAGCGATTTTAGACACTCATATTCTCCACCCTCAATATCCATTTTTACAATTGTAGGCTTAATACTTTCTAAAACCTTATTTATATTTTGACAACTGACGGTAATAGTATCTCTTCCTCTTTTTTTAATGAGAGAATGGGCTCCTTTGTTTCTCTTTACATTAATTGAAAAATCTCTAGTTTTATCATTATTTCCAATAACTGCATCATTATTTAGTTTATACCTTGTACTATCAGGAATATTCATTTCAACATTTTTGGTAGCTAGATAATAGTTTTCTTTATCAGGTTCAAAAGAATAAACTTTTTTAGCACCTTTTTTTAAAGCAAATGTTGTAAACATTCCTATATTTAAGCCAAAGTCAACTATGATATCATCCTCTCTTATATTAAGTTTATTATATTCTCCTTGCATTACTTCTCTCACTACGAAACTATCCGATGTTTCGGGTCTTACTAAGGCTTTTACACCTTTATGCTCATATAATTCTGTTATTAGTTTTTCCATTTTTCTCTCCCTTTACTCTTAGAATATTATATTAAGTTTATAGTTTTGTCAAGCTTACTTCTAAGCGTTTTCCTCTAAAAACTTTACCAAGTGTTCATTCTCAGGAAAATCTTTAGCTGTAACTTTTCTAGCTAAACCTACTCCTTCTAATTTTCTAACCCTTGATAAAGCTACATATGCTAATCCACTAGGTTTAAAATACTTGCTTAAGTCTATAAAAGCTCTATCTAGTGAAATTCCTTGAGACTTGTGTACTGAAATTGCACTTGCTTGTGTAATGGGGAATTGAAGTCTTCTTCCTATAGTCTTTTCAATTACGGAATTAGATTCTTTATCAAACTTATACTCTATTGACTTTTCTTCATATCTTTCTACTTTTATCTTTTCACCCTCTATCTCTATAAGTAAAGTATCATTATCTATCTGTTTTAGGAAGGTTCCTCTGCTTCCATTAAAATATTGCTTATCCTTATCATTACGAAGTGCCATAATTTGACATCCTTCTTTTAGATGTAGTGTATCAGGTATAAGACTCTTTAGTACTTTACCACTTGTTTCAGCGTTGAAGGTATATAATCTACCTTCTAAAGCATCGAGCCAAGATTTATTGACAGCATTAACAACTTTATTTGTACTTGACAAATATAAAAAGTCATCCTCTGCATAAAAGTCTTCTTCATTTACTACTCTAGTATTGATTAGATCTATATCTGATTGTGTAAAAGTGTAATCTCTTAACCTATCTAATGTATCACTAAAATCATTTTTACCCTGTCTATAGTTTTTCTTTAATTCTATAAACTTGAAGTTTCCTAGTTTGTATGCTGGTGAAGAAAAGAAAAATGGACAGCCTTCAAAGTTTTCTTTTAAGAAAGCTGGTTCATAACTTTTGTTATCTACGATAGGACTAGCTTGTGCTACATCACCTGTTAGTATAATAGAGCAACCACCAAAAGGTTTATATTCACACTCTTTAGCTTGCTTTAATATATGATCCACAGCAGAAATGTGATATGGCTTTGTCATACTGATTTCATCAATCACTAGTAAGTCTAGATTTTTTAATACAGCACCATTCCTTGATATAGCCTTCTGTGCTACTTCCATATACTCTGAGTGCTTACTAATAGCTTTAAGAGGTAGAGACATTAAACTGTGAAGTGTTACTCCTTGAATATTGGCTGAAGCTACACCTGTTGAGCCACAGACAGCCATATTACCAGTATAACAGGCTCTCAGTATATTTATGAAAGTACTCTTACCTTTACCAGCGTTCCCTGTTAGGAATACATTAGAGCCTGTTACAATTGTTTCTAGAGCTTTTTGAAACTCAGTGTTAACTTCAATTCCTTGTTTATCAGCCTCTATATAGAATCTTTCTTTAAAAGCTATTCTATCTTTTTCATTCATTTTTCATTTCCCCCTTCAAATAATTCTTAGCCAAATCTTCTACTAATCTACATACTAAAATATAGCCATAGTCTTTTTTAGTTATATGTGAATCACCTTCATTAAATAATAAGTTGATATCCAACATTACTTCTCTTTCTAGTATATCTTCTAGTAGAGCTATTATCAATAGTCCATCTGAATTATTATTGTAGTATTTTCTAGACTTAATAAGT is a window from the Candidatus Woesearchaeota archaeon genome containing:
- a CDS encoding AAA family ATPase, whose protein sequence is MNEKDRIAFKERFYIEADKQGIEVNTEFQKALETIVTGSNVFLTGNAGKGKSTFINILRACYTGNMAVCGSTGVASANIQGVTLHSLMSLPLKAISKHSEYMEVAQKAISRNGAVLKNLDLLVIDEISMTKPYHISAVDHILKQAKECEYKPFGGCSIILTGDVAQASPIVDNKSYEPAFLKENFEGCPFFFSSPAYKLGNFKFIELKKNYRQGKNDFSDTLDRLRDYTFTQSDIDLINTRVVNEEDFYAEDDFLYLSSTNKVVNAVNKSWLDALEGRLYTFNAETSGKVLKSLIPDTLHLKEGCQIMALRNDKDKQYFNGSRGTFLKQIDNDTLLIEIEGEKIKVERYEEKSIEYKFDKESNSVIEKTIGRRLQFPITQASAISVHKSQGISLDRAFIDLSKYFKPSGLAYVALSRVRKLEGVGLARKVTAKDFPENEHLVKFLEENA
- a CDS encoding FkbM family methyltransferase, with protein sequence MEKLITELYEHKGVKALVRPETSDSFVVREVMQGEYNKLNIREDDIIVDFGLNIGMFTTFALKKGAKKVYSFEPDKENYYLATKNVEMNIPDSTRYKLNNDAVIGNNDKTRDFSINVKRNKGAHSLIKKRGRDTITVSCQNINKVLESIKPTIVKMDIEGGEYECLKSLENNFEGVREFIMEFHHAHLNDIPEHKKYNEILNILRGMFDVVEARAETKKARVNIVYCYNK
- a CDS encoding glutaredoxin domain-containing protein, which codes for MKKITVYSTPTCSKCQMLKKILDSKNIEYEVESNMEKIMDIAREVKTTELPIMTISESDTSDIFSGSEAIIKGKGM